The Streptomyces phaeolivaceus genome has a window encoding:
- a CDS encoding Uma2 family endonuclease, whose translation MGGASVQQAFALFSAAAPEGWRVELIEGEICVTPPANGEHEEIVSEVNHQVGRKAGDASLRNYTGIGLDVPGASETGHVIPDLVIAPKGSFGDQGEWHDPSAALLVAEVTSDSTAVKDRDRKIHGYARANIPVYLLIDREEGQVIVYSEPSGDEYTKGAQHKMGLVVPLPAPLGFELDTAEF comes from the coding sequence ATGGGCGGCGCGAGTGTGCAGCAGGCCTTCGCCTTGTTCAGCGCGGCGGCCCCCGAGGGTTGGCGCGTGGAGCTGATCGAAGGGGAGATCTGTGTGACACCTCCGGCCAACGGGGAGCACGAGGAGATTGTGTCGGAGGTCAACCACCAGGTGGGCCGGAAAGCCGGCGACGCTTCCTTGCGCAACTACACCGGCATCGGCCTGGATGTTCCCGGCGCCTCCGAGACAGGTCATGTCATCCCCGACCTGGTCATCGCTCCCAAGGGGAGCTTCGGCGACCAGGGGGAGTGGCACGACCCGTCCGCCGCTCTCCTCGTCGCGGAGGTCACCTCGGACAGCACGGCCGTCAAGGACCGGGACAGGAAGATCCATGGCTACGCCCGGGCGAACATCCCCGTCTACCTCCTCATCGACCGCGAGGAGGGCCAGGTGATCGTGTACTCGGAGCCGTCCGGCGACGAGTACACCAAGGGCGCGCAGCACAAGATGGGCCTCGTCGTCCCCCTGCCCGCCCCCCTCGGCTTCGAGCTGGACACCGCCGAGTTCTGA